In Octopus bimaculoides isolate UCB-OBI-ISO-001 chromosome 27, ASM119413v2, whole genome shotgun sequence, one DNA window encodes the following:
- the LOC128250971 gene encoding zinc finger protein OZF-like, with the protein MEGVNRLDASDNTVFNDVDSVTQTYNGEKPLCDETFTDQRNITEYRCDFCSKTFLSEHELFTHTEIHKVKVFRCDVCGKSFVSNSKLTRHNLVHTGEKSYCCEICGKCFASNGDLNRHRRIHMGAKSFQCDICERSFTKNSNLVTHIRSHTGEKPFRCEICEKSFVSNTKLMTHKRAHTGEKSFHCVICGKSFVNNSNLTRHKIIHTGEKPFHCEICGKSFNYNSNFVVHKRIHTGEKPYHCKVCGKAFIDNSYLISHKRIHNREKLFHCDICEKSFSNNSNLVIHKRSHTGEKPYHCEVCGKSYMNNSHLVTHIRSHTGEKPYSCEVCEKSFITNSHLTRHKQIHTERKPVNCETPEIVLQITSDDIGLQMYSHFQHFNVKGKYSTEQI; encoded by the exons ATGGAAGGCGTTAATCGTTTGGATGCTTCTGATAACACGGTTTTTAACGATGTAGATTCtgttacacagacatacaatggTGAGAAACCTTTATGCGATGAAACATTTACTGATCAAAGAAATATTACGGAATATCGCTGTGATTTTTGCAGTAAAACCTTTCTTTCAGAACAtgaattattcacacacacagaaatacacaaggTAAAAGTTTTCCGCTGTGATGTCTGTGGAAAATCTTTTGTTTCTAACAGTAAGTTAACAAGACACAACTTGGTCCACACGGGAGAAAAATCTTACTGTTGTGAgatatgtgggaaatgttttgcCTCTAACGGCGATTTAAACAGACACAGAAGAATACACATGGGGGCAAAATCGTTCCAGTGTGAc ATATGTGAAAGATCGTTCACGAAAAACTCGAACCTTGTTACCCACATTCGTAgccatactggagaaaagcctttCCGCTGTGAAATATGCGAAAAATCTTTTGTTTCTAACACCAAATTAATGACCCACAAAAGGGCGCATACTGGTGAGAAGTCCTTCCACTGTGTAATATGCGGGAAATCTTTTGTTAATAACAGTAATTTAACAAGGCATAAAATaatccacactggagagaagcctttccactgtgaaatatgtggcaaATCTTTCAATTATAATTCGAACTTTGTTGTccacaaaagaatacatactggagaaaaaccctatcaCTGCAAAGTATGTGGAAAAGCATTTATCGATAATAGTTATTTGATCAGTCACAAAAGAATACACAACAGAGAAAAACTGTTTCATTGCGATATATGTGAAAAGTCTTTTTCTAATAATTCGAATCTTGTCATCCACAAACgaagtcacactggagaaaaaccctatcaCTGTGAGGTATGTGGGAAGTCTTACATGAATAATTCACACCTTGTCACTCACATCCGTagccacactggagaaaaaccatacagCTGCGAGGTCTGTGAGAAATCCTTTATCACCAACAGTCACTTAACAAGACACAAACAAATCCATACTGAACGGAAGCCTGTTAATTGCGAAACACCAGAAATCGTCTTGCAAAT aaCATCGGATGACATTGGACTTCAGATGTATAGTCACTTTCAACATTTCAATGTTAAGGGGAAATATTCTACAGAACAGATATAA
- the LOC106874770 gene encoding zinc finger protein 665 gives MSKLVGKSSYNCNVCKKSFSQKHGLTEHKRIHTGEKPFYCGICGKSFSKNDHLTKHIRIHTGDKPYHCDICGRSFSCTSSLTSHKRTHTGDKPYHCDICGKSFSEGSAVTIHKRIHTGEKPYRCDVCGKSFSQGNHLTTHKYIHTGKKPYHCDICGKSFSHKVVLQTHKFIHTGEKPYQCSICGKSFSLMNHLTNHKQIHTEGNPCACDICGKSFSQINHLTKHKYIHTGDKPYHCDICNRSFSLNRYLTRHKFTHTGEKPYICNICGKSFSHTSSLTKHKIIHTGEKPYPCDICGVSFSHMTSLTNHKRIHTGEKPFHCDICGKSFAQGGSLAQHKCIHTGEKPYYCDICGKSFFRQHYLTVHKYIHTGEKPYHCDICGKSFSYKGNLTQHNRIHTGEKPYRCDICGKSFSHTSTLTQHQHIHTGEKQHCCDICGKSFSVVGSLTKHKRIHRRKTIPL, from the coding sequence ATGTCAAAATTGGTAGGAAAATCTTCATATAATTGCAATGTCTGTAAAAAATCATTCTCCCAAAAACATGGTCTTACTGAACACAAgcgaattcatacaggagaaaaaccattttattgtggtatctgtggtaaatcattttcaaaaAACGATCACCTTACTAAACATATACGCATCCATACAGGGgacaaaccatatcactgtgatatctgtggtagatcattTTCTTGTACAAGTAGCTTAACTagtcacaaacgtactcatacaggagacaaaccatatcactgtgatatctgtggaaaatcattctctgaagGAAGTGCTGTCACtatacataaacgcattcatacaggagagaaaccatatcgctgtgacgtctgtggtaaatccttttcTCAAGGAAACCATTTAACtacacacaagtatattcatACTGGgaagaaaccatatcactgtgatatctgtggtaaatcattttctcataaaGTTGTTCTACAAACACATAAgtttattcatacaggagaaaaaccatatcagtgcagtATCTGTGGCAAATCCTTCTCTCTTATGAATCACTTGACTAATCACAAACAGATTCATACTGAGGGGAACCCTTGTgcctgtgacatctgtggtaaatcattctctcaaataaatcacttaactaaacacaaatacattcacacaggagacaaaccatatcactgtgatatctgtaatagATCATTTTCTTTAAATCGTTACTTAACTAGGCACAAGTTTactcatactggagaaaagccatacatctgtaatatctgtggtaagtcattctctcatACAAGcagcttaactaaacacaaaattattcatacaggagaaaagccatatccttgtgatatttgtggtgtgTCATTCTCTCATATGACTAGCTTAACTAACCACAAAcggattcatacaggagagaagccatttcactgtgatatctgtggtaaatcatttgctcaAGGAGGTAGCTTAGCTcaacacaaatgcattcatacaggagaaaaaccatattactgtgatatctgtggcaagtCGTTCTTTCGACAACATTACTTAACTGTACACaagtatattcatacaggagagaaaccataccactgtgatatctgtggtaaatcattctcttataaAGGTAACTTAACTCAACAcaatcgtattcatacaggagagaaaccatatcgctgtgatatctgtggtaaatcgttctctcatACAAGTACCTTAACTCAACatcaacacattcatacaggagagaaacaacattgctgtgatatttgtggcaagTCATTCTCTGTTGTGGGTAGCTTAACTAAACATAAGCGAATTCACAGAAGAAAAACCAttccattgtga
- the LOC106874775 gene encoding zinc finger protein OZF: MAEETGKSTDSSDICEKPSSQRDYVSAPKRTPKVAKPHRCDICGKTFSQNNYLVTHIRVHTGEKPYHCDVCGRSFSEGSHLTTHKRTHTGEKPYLCDICGKTFYQKCHLTEHKYFHTGEKLFHCDVCTKSFFQKSHLTAHKNIHTGEKPYHCDVCGKSFSEGSTLTKHKRSHSGIRPFKCDICGKSFSQTSSLKRHKLTHTGEKPYHCNTCSKSLSIVS; the protein is encoded by the coding sequence ATGGCAGAAGAGACAGGGAAATCAACAGACAGTAGTGATATCTGTGAAAAGCCATCCTCTCAAAGAGATTACGTCTCAGCTCCCAAACGAACTCCCAAAGTAGCAAAGCCACATCGCTGTGATATTTGCGGTAAAACTTTCTCTCAAAATAACTACTTAgttacacacatacgcgtacatacaggtgagaaaccatatcactgtgatgtctgtggcagATCATTCTCTGAAGGAAGTCACTTGACAactcacaaacgtacacataccggagaaaaaccatatctttgtgatatttgtggcaaaacATTCTATCAAAAATGTCACTTAACCGAACACAAGTACtttcatacgggagagaagctATTTCACTGTGATGTCTGCACTAAATCATTTTTTCAAAAGAGTCACTTAACAGCACATAAgaacattcatacaggagagaagccatatcactgtgatgtctgtggtaaatcgttctctgaaGGAAGTACCTTAACTAAACATAAGCGTAGCCATTCAGGAATCAGACCTTttaaatgtgatatctgtggtaaatcattctctcagacaaGTAGCTTAAAAAGACACAAACTcacccatacaggagagaagccatatcactgcaaCACCTGCAGTAAATCATTGTCTATTGTTTCTTAA
- the LOC106874771 gene encoding zinc finger MYM-type protein 1: MANQHQKNIETHNEKVKKNREILRRLIDVVCFLSEQQLAFRGHDESADFDNEGNYVEILHLCKKYDPILSNLQEEGVFSGTSNRFQNDLINSVAEVLLEKIKSEINDSTFVAIILDEATEIRTGAQLSFVIRYVLSDGNIAERFLGFLNVSFDRTASGLSKIVFDKIEELKIGHKFVAHTYDGASVMPSELNGLQKKVKEKYPHAFFVHCMAHRLNLVLSQAAANIQECDKFFSQIKSFSLFFCKSTKRVHLDTEIKKRFPKVTPTRWNLNHSLVETVREYHEQLADLFLNIIDNSSRWDTESYTYAQSLYSNLQNCEFNFLLNVFGDIFIYTNTAFDILQENTFDVFYCIHTVNEIVKVLKEKKQEFSKFWANVDGIYPQIKKRKTAFETEEERYRQLFYKIIDLICEHIEIRFQNLNELHFLALLDPMRQSNNVQETSLTCLKHTYEDHFDSQKLRSELTALYKDAELKGKSIQDLLYILRNSGLDEALPQLTKLCELILTLPTISATVERSSSYLNRIHSYTRNSQGQERSSSLALIGIEKAVLKSIKNDTFYNDVINNFNKKERRIELTFK; this comes from the exons ATGGCCAA CCAACATCAAAAGAATATTGAAACTCAtaatgaaaaagtaaagaaaaataggGAGATCTTAAGACGATTAATTGATGTAGTTTGTTTTTTAAGTGAACAACAACTAGCATTCAGAGGTCATGATGAATCAGCTGATTTTGATAATGAGGGCAATTACGTAGAAATACTCCACCTCTGTAAGAAATACGATCCTATATTATCAAATTTGCAAGAGGAAGGCGTTTTTTCTGGCACTTCAAACagatttcaaaatgatttaataaatagCGTGGCTGAAGTTCTTTTAGAAAAGATTAAATCGGAAATTAACGATTCAACATTTGTGGCTATCATTTTAGATGAAGCAACTGAAATTAGAACTGGAGCACAGCTTTCATTTGTTATAAGATATGTTTTAAGTGACGGTAATATTGCAGAAAGATTTTTAGGATTTTTAAATGTAAGTTTTGATCGTACGGCAAGTGGTTTGTCAAAAATTGTGTTCGATAAAATAGAAGAGTTAAAAATTGGCCATAAGTTTGTGGCTCATACTTATGATGGTGCAAGTGTGATGCCAAGTGAATTAAATGGTTTGcaaaagaaagttaaagaaaagtATCCTCATGCTTTTTTTGTTCATTGTATGGCCCATAGATTAAATCTAGTTCTGTCTCAAGCGGCTGCAAATATTCAAGAATGCGATAAGTTTTTTTCACAGATAAAgtctttttcgttatttttttgtAAGTCGACCAAACGCGTGCATCTAGATACTGAAATTAAAAAGCGTTTTCCAAAAGTGACGCCAACTCGCTGGAACTTGAATCATTCTTTGGTAGAAACAGTTCGTGAATATCATGAGCAACTTGCTGATTTATTCCTAAACATCATTGATAATTCAAGTAGATGGGACACGGAAAGCTATACCTATGCTCAGTCGTTGTATTCTAATTTACAAAATTGTGAATTCAATTTTTTGTTAAATGTGTTTggagatatttttatttacacaaatacagCATTTGACATCCTCCAGGAAAATACATTTGACGTATTCTACTGTATTCATACAGTAAATGAAATTGTgaaagttttgaaagaaaaaaagcaagaattttctaaattttggGCTAACGTTGATGGCATTTATCctcaaataaagaaaagaaaaactgcttttgaaacagaagaagaaagataCAGACAGCTGTTCTACAAAATTATAGATTTAATTTGCGAGCACATTGAGAtaagatttcaaaatttaaatgaattacaTTTTTTAGCGCTTCTCGATCCAATGAGACAAAGTAACAACGTCCAGGAAACATCTCTAACTTGTCTTAAACATACCTATGAAGACCATTTCGACAGCCAAAAGTTAAGAAGCGAACTTACTGCCCTGTACAAAGATGCTGAACTAAAAGGAAAATCCATTCAAGATTTACTTTACATCCTGCGTAATAGTGGATTAGATGAAGCTTTGCCCCAGTTAACGAAGCTTTGTGAATTAATATTAACACTACCAACAATAAGTGCTACAGTGGAGCGCTCTTCTTCATACCTAAACAGAATTCATAGTTATACGAGAAATTCGCAGGGACAAGAAAGGTCGAGCAGTTTAGCTCTAATTGGCATAGAAAAAGCCGTTTTAAAAAGCATTAAGAACGATACCTTCTACAATGATGTTATCAACAATTTcaacaagaaagagagaaggattgaattaacatttaaataa
- the LOC106874778 gene encoding zinc finger protein 708, with protein MAEETGKSTDSSDICEKLSSQKRNILTPKRTRRVAKTHHCDICGSTLTKHKRSHSGIKPFKCDICGKSFSLASHLNRHKLIHTGNNPYHCDTCCKSLSIKENFIADKKLRNVLPLKNENITF; from the exons ATGGCAGAAGAGACAGGGAAATCAACAGACAGTAGTGATATCTGTGAAAAGTTATCCTCTCAAAAACGTAACATCTTGACTCCCAAACGAACTCGCAGAGTAGCAAAGacacatcactgtgatatttgcG gaAGTACCTTAACTAAACATAAGCGTAGCCATTCAGGAATCAAACCTTttaaatgtgatatctgtggtaaatcattctctttagCAAGTCACTTAAACAGACACAAACTCATTCATACAGGAAACAatccatatcactgtgatacttGCTGCAAATCATTATCTATT aagGAAAATTTTATTGCAGATAAAAAGCTGAGAAATGTATTGCCATTGAAAAATGAGAACATCACtttttaa
- the LOC106874779 gene encoding zinc finger protein 678 — MAEETGKSTDSSDICEKLSSRKRNILTPKRTLKVAKPHRCDICGKIFSENNLLVRHKRIHTGEKPYHCDVCDKSFSERSRLTTHKRTHTGEKPYLCDICGKTFYQKCHLTEHKYFHSGEKPFHCDVCSKSFFQKSHLTAHKNIHTGEKPYHCDVCGKSFSEGSTLTKHKRSHSGIKPFKCDICGKSFSLASHLNRHKLIHTGNNPYHCDTCCKSLSIVTKMYSDLGRSELSSEEELVRAVIKMDRVLKTKSFAEATEVKRRELDLAGLKEYEKMAQKVGVDVKLSLPKGIMERMEKKMKVYLLKGKMVEQVEAEVEKVLKEQSKEIMYITKGRRYGTMVVQFRTVEEASVVVLLPTYHGRKTSKVRVEAIPPDIEEAAVLVLQATEMEEVGWKGRTPDLIIQVEEGQLENSAVTVTLEGNRAEGVEPQMTLIGENISLQYPRRYCGKSFTEASHLTAHKRTHTGEKPYLCDICGKMFYQKSHLTEHKYFHTGEKPFHCDVCSKSFSRKSHLTAHKNIHTGEKPYHCDVCGKSFSEGSTLTKHKRSHSGIKPFKCDICGRSFSQVGSLKRHKLVHAGDNPYHCDTCCKSLSIVT, encoded by the exons ATGGCAGAAGAGACAGGGAAATCAACAGACAGTAGTGATATCTGTGAAAAGTTATCCTCTCGAAAACGTAACATCTTGACTCCCAAACGAACTCTCAAAGTAGCAAAGCCACATCGCTGTGATATTTGCGGTAAAATCTTTTCTGAAAATAATCTCTTAGTtagacacaaacgcatacatacaggtgagaaaccatatcactgtgatgtctgtgataaatcattctctgaaagaagTCGCTTGACAactcacaaacgtacacatacaggagaaaaaccatatctttgtgatatctgtggcaaaacGTTCTATCAAAAATGTCACTTAACTGAACACAAGTACTTTCattcaggagagaagccatttcactgtgatgtctgCTCTAAATCATTTTTTCAAAAGAGTCACTTGACTGCACATAAgaacattcatacaggagagaagccatatcactgtgatgtctgtggtaaatcattctctgaaggaAGTAccttaactaaacataaacgtagCCATTCAGGAATCAAACCTTttaaatgtgatatctgtggtaaatcattctctttagCAAGTCACTTAAACAGACACAAACTCATTCATACAGGAAACAatccatatcactgtgatacttGCTGCAAATCATTATCTATTGTAACT AAGATGTACTCAGACCTTGGCAGGTCTGAGTTGTCGTCAGAGGAGGAGCTGGTAAGGGCGGTCATAAAGATGGACAGAGTGTTGAAGACAAAGAGTTTTGCTGAAGCCACGGAGGTGAAGCGAAGGGAGCTGGACTTGGCTGGTCTGAAGGAGTACGAGAAGATGGCTCAGAAGGTGGGCGTCGACGTGAAGCTGTCACTCCCCAAAGGAATTATGGAGAGGatggagaagaaaatgaaggTGTACTTGTTGAAAGGAAAAATGGTAGAACAGGTGGAGGCAGAAGTGGAAAAGGTGCTGAAGGAACAATCAAAGGAGATAATGTACATAACCAAAGGAAGAAGATATGGGACAATGGTCGTCCAATTTAGGACAGTAGAGGAGGCGAGTGTGGTGGTGCTTCTGCCCACATACCATGGAAGAAAGACTTCCAAGGTGAGGGTAGAAGCAATTCCACCGGATATAGAAGAGGCAGCTGTCCTTGTCCTCCAAGCCACAGAAATGGAAGAAGTAGGGTGGAAAGGAAGGACACCTGATCTTATTATTCAGGTGGAGGAGGGTCAACTGGAGAACTCGGCAGTGACGGTGACGTTGGAGGGAAATCGTGCTGAGGGTGTGG aacCTCAGATGACATTGATAGGAGAGAATATTTCACTTCAGTATCCTAGAAGATA ctgtggtaaatcattcacagAAGCGAGTCACTTGACAGCTCACAAACGTACGCATaccggagaaaaaccatatctttgtgatatttgtggcaaaatGTTCTATCAAAAATCTCACTTAACCGAACACAAGTAttttcatacaggagagaagccatttcactgtgatgtctgCTCTAAATCATTCTCTCGTAAAAGCCACTTGACTGCACATAAgaacattcatacaggagagaagccatatcactgtgatgtctgtggtaagtcTTTCTCAGAAGGAAGTAccttaactaaacataaacgtagCCATTCAGGAATCAAACCTTttaaatgtgatatctgtggtagatcattctctCAGGTAGGTAGCTTAAAAAGACACAAACTCGTTCATGCAGGAGACAATCCATACCACTGTGATACTTGCTGCAAATCATTATCTATTGTAACTTGA